A window of Parambassis ranga chromosome 10, fParRan2.1, whole genome shotgun sequence contains these coding sequences:
- the fgfbp2a gene encoding fibroblast growth factor binding protein 2a, with the protein MWTQTTALLLACCLWPAETQNIWNEPIKFNTKAKETCTMIITGQGEYTKLRLSCQSAKRSYWCDYIGKPHTCRPYNKNPRHYFVQMSWTLRKLYNACQGPKEIQPFMCRKATDESQMVFSSASFTRSEASTRIATRPAVQPARPPPSSTRPSSARQPPTKTIRVPQRPKTTQKSRTQPTTPPNESTPKRMARQYCWRSLQGICSYVIGLFRS; encoded by the coding sequence ATGTGGACCCAGACCACTGCTCTGCTCCTCGCCTGCTGCCTCTGGCCAGCGGAGACTCAAAACATCTGGAACGAGCCTATCAAATTCAACACCAAGGCTAAGGAGACGTGCACCATGATCATCACCGGCCAGGGGGAATACACAAAGCTGAGGCTGTCCTGCCAGAGCGCCAAGCGCTCCTACTGGTGTGACTACATAGGCAAGCCGCACACCTGCCGCCCTTACAACAAAAACCCTCGCCACTATTTTGTGCAGATGTCATGGACCCTGAGAAAGCTCTACAACGCCTGCCAGGGACCCAAAGAGATCCAACCTTTCATGTGCAGGAAGGCAACGGACGAGTCTCAGATGGTCTTCTCGTCTGCTTCTTTCACCCGATCAGAAGCTTCCACGAGGATTGCAACAAGGCCGGCAGTGCAGCCTGCAAGACCGCCCCCTTCATCCACAAGGCCCAGTTCAGCCAGGCAGCCTCCCACAAAGACTATCCGAGTGCCTCAGAGACCAAAGACCACACAGAAATCCCGTACACAGCCAACCACACCTCCCAATGAGAGCACCCCGAAGAGGATGGCTCGGCAGTACTGTTGGAGGTCACTGCAAGGTATCTGCTCCTACGTCATCGGTCTGTTCAGGAGTTAA
- the fgfbp1a gene encoding fibroblast growth factor-binding protein 1, producing the protein MAFLTNITILLVLACISHQLMLGSCQRGHGRRGRGVDRGQHKDRPGLKVSRQPKSVPAQPIKGKLVTKDKSECTWAATGEKLFILGVTCKKGNRNLSCEYVATPSACPQYASNVKLYWKQIARALKKQKRLCQDSNALVRAGMCRRAARDAHFRLRVPQKKKTVTPYIPPFAPRAAKSCQPVNKKLAEEHCSDSWSSVCAFFFTMVQDYDC; encoded by the coding sequence ATGGCTTTCCTTACCAACATCACCATCCTCCTGGTCCTGGCTTGTATTTCCCATCAGCTGATGCTGGGCAGCTGTCAGAGGGGCCATGGCCGGAGGGGTCGAGGCGTGGACAGAGGACAGCATAAGGACAGGCCCGGGCTGAAGGTGAGCCGTCAGCCTAAGTCCGTCCCTGCGCAGCCCATCAAAGGCAAACTGGTCACCAAAGACAAGTCAGAGTGCACCTGGGCTGCAACAGGGGAGAAGCTCTTCATCCTTGGTGTCACCTGCAAGAAAGGAAACCGGAATTTGAGCTGCGAATATGTCGCCACACCGTCTGCATGTCCACAGTATGCCTCTAATGTTAAACTTTACTGGAAGCAGATTGCCAGGGCGCTGAAGAAGCAGAAGAGACTGTGCCAGGACAGCAATGCTTTGGTCAGAGCAGGTATGTGCAGGCGAGCTGCCAGAGATGCTCATTTCAGGCTCAGAGtgccacagaagaagaagaccgtCACACCTTACATCCCACCATTTGCACCCAGAGCTGCGAAATCCTGTCAACCTGTTAACAAGAAGCTGGCAGAGGAGCACTGCAGCGACTCCTGGTCAAGTGTTTGTGCATTCTTTTTTACTATGGTGCAGGACTATGATTGCTGA